One region of Gemmatimonadales bacterium genomic DNA includes:
- the thrC gene encoding threonine synthase, which translates to MIEPLWNLTCVDCGAVHHGLAMRYRCDCGGTLDVVHAFDRHPARVDFATLDQRLGSFRASDRSGVWRFREWVLPLEEDRIFTKPEGNTNLYRSRSLADYAGLENLSLKHEGENPTGSFKDRGMTVAISVARLLGMTSIACASTGNTSASMAAYASACGMQSFVLIPEGKIAYGKLSQALAYGARTIQIRGSFDAAMELVENVCRERAIYLVNSINPFRIEGQKSIAFELLQNLRWQIPDWIVLPGGNLGNSSATYKGLAELRSLGLISKLPRIGVVQAEGANPLYRAYTSRTPLVPVPEPHTIATAIRIGSPVSWKKCLRGIHATEGVVEQVSDQEILDAKARVDAAGIGAEPASCAAVAGIRKLVERGVIGRSQRVCAILTGHVLKDPDAVVGYHRGELEGIVPRYANPPVTCDATLTAVLRAMDG; encoded by the coding sequence GTGATCGAACCGCTCTGGAACCTCACGTGCGTGGACTGCGGAGCCGTACATCATGGCCTCGCGATGCGCTACCGCTGCGACTGCGGCGGGACGCTCGACGTCGTGCACGCCTTCGACCGCCATCCCGCGCGCGTCGACTTCGCCACGCTGGATCAGCGCCTCGGCTCGTTCCGCGCCAGCGACCGGTCGGGGGTGTGGAGATTCCGGGAATGGGTGCTGCCGCTCGAAGAGGATCGGATCTTCACGAAACCCGAAGGGAACACCAACCTCTACCGCTCGCGTTCGCTCGCGGACTACGCGGGTCTGGAGAACCTGTCGCTCAAACACGAGGGCGAGAACCCGACCGGGTCGTTCAAGGATCGCGGCATGACCGTCGCCATCAGCGTCGCGCGCCTGCTGGGGATGACGAGCATCGCCTGCGCCTCGACCGGCAACACCTCGGCCTCCATGGCCGCGTACGCCTCCGCATGCGGCATGCAGTCGTTCGTGCTCATTCCGGAGGGCAAGATCGCGTATGGAAAGCTGAGCCAGGCCCTCGCCTACGGAGCCCGGACGATCCAGATTCGCGGCAGCTTCGATGCCGCGATGGAACTCGTCGAGAACGTGTGTCGTGAACGCGCGATCTACCTCGTCAACTCGATCAACCCGTTCCGCATCGAAGGGCAGAAGTCGATCGCGTTCGAGCTGCTGCAGAACCTGCGCTGGCAGATCCCCGATTGGATCGTGCTGCCGGGCGGCAATCTCGGCAACAGTTCGGCGACCTATAAGGGGCTCGCCGAGCTTCGCTCCCTGGGTCTCATCTCGAAGCTTCCCCGCATCGGCGTGGTGCAGGCCGAGGGTGCGAACCCGCTCTACCGGGCGTATACGAGCCGAACGCCGCTGGTACCGGTGCCCGAGCCCCACACGATCGCCACCGCCATCCGCATTGGCAGTCCCGTGTCGTGGAAGAAGTGCCTGCGTGGGATCCACGCGACCGAAGGCGTCGTCGAGCAGGTGAGCGACCAGGAAATCCTCGACGCCAAGGCCCGCGTGGACGCCGCGGGGATTGGGGCCGAGCCCGCGTCGTGCGCCGCGGTGGCCGGGATTCGCAAGCTCGTCGAACGCGGAGTGATCGGGCGGAGCCAGCGCGTGTGCGCGATCCTCACCGGGCACGTGCTCAAGGACCCGGACGCGGTGGTCGGCTACCACCGCGGAGAACTCGAGGGAATCGTCCCGCGCTACGCCAACCCTCCCGTGACCTGCGACGCGACGCTCACGGCGGTGCTGCGCGCGATGGATGGCTAA